A window of Canis lupus familiaris isolate Mischka breed German Shepherd chromosome 12, alternate assembly UU_Cfam_GSD_1.0, whole genome shotgun sequence genomic DNA:
ACATACATCagtggaatggaatagaaaacccagaaagagaCCCAGACAAATAcaccaaccttttttttttttttaatttatttacttgtttattcagagagagagagagaggcagagacacaggcagactccatgcccaacgtgggactcgatcccgggcctccaggatcacaccccgggctgcaggcagtgctaaaccgctgcaccacagggtCTGCCCACACCAACCTTATTAAATgcaaaaacaagagagaaaaggtagccttttcaataaatgatactggAGCAATTGGACATCCATAGACAAGTGGGGGAAAACAAAGTAACTCAACCAAGTCTCATGCCTTACAGAAAACTAACTCTAAATGGATcataaacttaaatgtaaaacacaaaatgatACTTTTagcaaaaaaacataaaaggaaatctGAGCAGcaccagtggcgcagtggtttagcgccacctgcagcctggggtgtgatcctggagaccccagatcgagtcctacatcaggcttcctggatcctgcttctccctctgcctgtgtgtgtgtgtgtgtgtgtgtgtgtgtgtgtgtgtgtgtgtctatgaataaataaaaataataataataaggaaatatttaagatctaGGGCCAAGCACAGAGTTCCTAAGCTTGATggcaaaagcacaatccataaaaaggaaacttgataaattggacttcatcaaaattaaaacttttgtgcatcaaaggacactataaagaaagtaaagaaagtatCCACAGAACaggagaatatattttcaaatcatttacCTACCAAGCGTCtactatccagaatatataaagaactcctacaacccaacaacaacaacaaaaaaccaattcaaaaatgggcagggatgcctgggtggctcaggggtttgagagtctgccttctgcctagggcatgatccctggagtcccaggatctagtcccacatcaggctccccacaggaggcctgcttctccctctgcctgtatctcttcctctctctcctgaataaataaaatcttaaaaaaaaaagggggggggaactAAAATAAACATCTTCCCCCAGAAGAGATACAAACACccaagaaaacattaaaagatgCCCAAGATCATTAactatcagggaaatggaaatcaaaccacagtgagatttcACTTCACACCCACCAAAATTTctgtaatttaaagaaaaaaatcagtgttagTGGAAATGTGAAGACACTGGAAcccctcacacactgctggtgggaatgtaaaaatgatgcagccactgtgtAAAACAGGTTAGTAGTTTCTCAGTAAACCAAGAAATACCATACAACCCaccaattccatttctgggtataagCACTGAAAATAAGTattcaaacaaaaacttataCCGTACACAAATATTCACAGGAGCACTATTCACAAAAAGCCAAAAGgtgagggttgcctgggtggttcagttggttgtcagactcttggtttcagctcaggtcatgatctcaggggcatgggatcaagccccgtgtcgggctctgcagtcaacagggagtctgcttgagattctcgctctccctctgcccctttcctgctggtgtgcacctgtgcacctgcatgtgctctctctctctcaaataaacctttaagaaaaaaaattcattgaaacaaaaagcagagtAGTGGGTGCCAGAGGCTCGGAAGAGGGAAGAATAAAAAGTGAGAGGTTAATGGGTATTTGATTTCCTTTtgaggtaatgaaaatgttctatggtaaattttatgtgtattttccccacaatgttaaaaatatatatccgtCAAGCCAGGGGCAAGATGAAATGGAGCTAGCTTTCGTTATTTAGGAAAATAGCTTTCCTTATTCAGGATCCCTGTGTCCTCTGTGTGGAAGCACaagaaaatcaactcaaaatttGTAAGAAATGGGTCATTCCAGATCTTAACGATGAAGCATAAAGCAAGGTTCCACTGTCCGCTCAGTGTCTGCAGCCACCGCCCAGCAGTCCTTCTCATAGATGTCCCTGCAGAGCACCTCTGGCTCTATGAAGAGGCTTCCAaactgtggatttttttaaaaaagattttattcatgagaaacagagagagagatgcaaagacacaggcagagggaaaagcaggctccctgtagggagcccgatgtgggactcgatcctgggaccccaggatcatgcctgagccaaaggcagacactcaaccactgagccacccagacatccctaagaTCTGGGCTTTTAAGAAATTCAAACCCATCATTGCAGATTGGAGAACCCATCTGGGCAAGTTTTGCTGTTGATGAAACACGCCCCTTTCCTAGGCTTCCCCATCCTGAGGGGGGTCTCTCCAGGCCCTCCAGCCTGTCACAGCCACTCTGGTGACCCGGCTGCATCCCCCTTCTGGGTTATCCTTCTAGAAAGGAAGTCAGTTAAGAACAAACCCGGGGCTGATGGAACTCAGATGCCTCTTCTGCGTCCTTCCTGGATTCTGTGTCACACATGGCTCCCTCCATTCTCAAAATGGTAAGAACATTGTTCCCTTCACATTACCTTGACAGCCCATAAGGGAATGTTCATTTCCCCTTGACTGATATTTAAAGGGGGCCAAGCCTAAGGGCAACATGTTCCTCACCTTGCCACCCTAGATGGGACTGGTCGGTTTGCAGTCAGCTGGAGGAGGGTAGGCTGCATCTCTCCAGTGCCAGCAGGCAAGGGCTGGCCCTCCCCAGAACCAACCGACAGAGTCCCAGcctggaagagggaaggaggacagaGGCTGAAGCACCTTTAAGTGCCCACTTGGCCTGTCAGAGCGGGGTGTCTAAGCTTAGAGACGAGGGAACAGGAAACTGGCACAGTCGTAGGATAGGACCAACTGCAGACATGATGGAAGTCAATCACAGAGCAAACCGTTCAAGCCCACCCCTTGACTGCTGGAGAGGAGTCCCAGGAACCCCAAGACCCGCCCTCTATGAATCGCAGGCTCACAGCCAACACCCATTCCTGTGCCCTTAGTCTGCGCCCCTGCTCTTGCTCCCCACAGATCCACCCACAGAAGCAGCAGCTGAGCCTCTtactatttcttgatttcttgctGCATCATTGGAAACCTTCAGGGGAATCTGGTCCTAGAAATGAAGTTTCCAAAAACTTTGTTCACATGCCCAATCCTGAGCTGAACTGGACAAAATGAATTTCTGGCTTTCAGAGAAGCCCTTATACTCACACTTTGGATACCTCTACAGGCTTCTCAGAGCCCTGAGATAAATGTTTTACCCTTAAGAACACTagggcctgggtgtctcagcttCTCAGCTCCACATGCCAGAGGGAGTGCCCAGCCCGTGGAGGAAGACTGGGGGTCTTCTGGCTTCTCGGCTAGTCGGGGGCTCAGGGCACAGGGCCCAGACACAGCCACAGCACAGGAGGAGTGGAGGTTTGCCTGGGGTTCAGAAGTTTATTAGTAAGGGAGTTTGGGCCAGCGGGTATTTACACGCTGCTTGCTACAGCCCTGGTGTGCCAgctgcaggagggaggagggcttcCTGCTCTGACGGTCACTGGTCAGCCACCCCAGAGAACGATGAGCTTCTCTCCTGGGATCCAGGGGCCAGGGCTTTGAGCTGGTGCATTCAGATGGACTCCACCTCTGTGTccagggcctgggctggaggGACGAGGGTTTTTAGGATCTCTGTGTAGTAGGGGCCAAACACTTTCTGATTGTGATGCGTTAGGCTGACAAACTTTTGGCCTAGTTCCGCCAGTTCTGCTTCGATGACAGTGAGGCCTCCAGGGAGGTCTAAGAGAGATCTCTGCACACCGAGGACCAAACAGCATTTGAGAAACAGGTGGATCCGCTGATCTATGAGCAGGATAAGACAGTGAGCAAACAACTTTCAGGAAGCAACACAGCCTCTACACTCCACTCACTCAAGTTCTAAGTTAACCAAGATATTCACTAGCCTACCCACTCACCTGGAGATAAGGAAATTTGTGTTGCTCCAGAAGGGGGATGCTATCTAGCTCCCAAGGACAAAGCAAAGGTCACAGACTAGTGGGCTAGTAAATTCCTGACTAGTCAAAAGATGACTTAAGCTTCCACCAGTAGATCTTGAGTGAGTATCTAACATGAAGGATCTTAGACTGATGCTTTGGATGGCTGAGGTTAAGAGCAAGGTCAGGTTCATGCCGTCCATTCCAACAGGGATGAGTCCTTGCTGCAGGAACATGTCCTCTAGCTGATTCAGCATCAGTTTCTTGTTGCTGGTAGGTGAGGGCTATGTCATGTCTTGGACTAATCAGAAAATGACCCAGAAGGCCAGGGATGACTTAACCAGGTTGGTTGAACAGGATGTCATACCCAGAAGTCATGAATCCTGGGTGCAAACATTCCTTAGAACCAGAATCAGTCTTTAAACTgaaagaaacagggcagccccggtggctcagcggtttagcactgccttcagtccagggcatgatcctggagaccccggatcgagtcccacatcgggctccctgcataaagcctgcttctccctctacctgtgtctctgcctctctctctctctttctctctctctgtgtgtctcactaataaataaataaaatctttaaaaaaataaactgaaagaaatatattttcaaccCAGCATTTTGAAAAAACTAAAGCCTAAACAAGTGACTTGTCTAGTAATCATGCTTTCTATCATTAAATGGTTCAGTAACTGACTTCCAGGGATGGGATCTACCTCTCCCCAAAACACTCTCACCACTTCCATGGTCACGCTCACCAATGACACTGCGGACACAATTTTCCTTCTTGGCAATGTTCTGGAGCTGTCCTATCAGAGATGCTGTGTTGTCACTGCTCAGAGCAGCAAGGCCCATGTTCTTGAGGCTTTGATGGATTTCCTGAGACACCTGTTCACTCACAGTCTGCAGAGCCTCCTCAGGCCTAGACCATGAAGGAGAGTAAGCTGGGACCCAGCAGATGGCAATGCCACAGACCCAGAGCCACAGAGCCGGGGAAGCTCCATGCCAAAAGCTGGGCCCATTTGAGGGAGACTCTCAGTCatctccctgccctcaccccagtCCCTGTAAGTAGGTAGGTTCACCCTCCTCACTGCTATGCTCCAGATCCTGACTACTCTCTATATATGATACCATGTTCTACTTCttagaaaacaagataaattataaaatcaactcTGGGTAAGAGTTTGGTGTCCACTCAATTCTTCAGCCCTgtggaatttatttatatatgtgtatatatacatttttaagactttcttgGACATTTTCCATGGTCATTGGTCCTACTGTCACCAAAAATCCATGCAGCTCACCTGGACTTAAACTCCTCCATCAGGTCTTTGGTTATATGTTTCAGCTTATCCACAAACTGAGGTGAGCCAAACAAAACACTGCCTGAGAAACTACTGGCCACTAGCAGAACTGAGGCCAGGATGGTCAACTGGTGCAACTGAGACTCCAGCTCCTGCAGCCGGGTCCTGTCCATCAGCAGTGTCTGGGGAAGCCAGGAAGGAGAGGCCGTCAGGAGGGGAGAGTCATGAGGGAGTGCCGAGTACACTGTCAGGGGATGCCCTCCACAGGCCTACCTCAGGGAACTCTTCATTTTCCGGGTCCCAGAGAAGGAGGTTCAGGAAACCCTGCGATAGCACCATTGTAGGGCTAAGGGGCTCTGGGCTGCTGACTGCCTCGTTCGGGGAGGAGGAGGCCATACTGGTGGAGTCCAAAGTGTCGGGGCAAGTCGGGAGTGGCATGGTGAGGTCTGCTGCTGCTTGGGTCAGCCACTTGGTGGTGTGATCTAGGAGACCTAGGGTAGGAAGAGGGTGGGCAGGCATCTTCAGCATCCATGTTCCTAAAGCTTCAAGACTAACGTTCTTTTCAAGATCTGCTCCTGgtcaataaataaatgctttggttggggggaagggggagtggTTTGTCTTAGACAACTCTTCCGTCTCCCCTACCCCAACCCCACCTGAGGAAGAAATTTTCTGTTCCCAAGAGACAGAGTATTCTCTAACATCACAGAAGCCAGATCCAAACAAGATCACATCTTCTCACTTCTGCCCTCAAGTTATTTACATACTTGGCTGTTTATTGAGG
This region includes:
- the TCP11 gene encoding T-complex protein 11 homolog isoform X2 is translated as MPDVEDRMPLTDPGDAECRSCRPETSAPTRDGASGVEDAPACLIDTVDDVSKLSNKVGKNRGLHMEEKVSPPSSLEDKVKETMHNAFWNHLKEQLSATPPDFSCALELLKEIKEILLSLLLPRQSRLRSEIEEALDTELLNQKAEHGALNVPHLSKYILNMMTLLCAPVRDEAVQNLENITDPVRLLRGIFQVLGLMKMDMVNYTIQSLQPHLQEHSIQHERATFQELLNKQPSLLDHTTKWLTQAAADLTMPLPTCPDTLDSTSMASSSPNEAVSSPEPLSPTMVLSQGFLNLLLWDPENEEFPETLLMDRTRLQELESQLHQLTILASVLLVASSFSGSVLFGSPQFVDKLKHITKDLMEEFKSRSADPPVSQMLFGPRCAEISLRPPWRPHCHRSRTGGTRPKVCQPNASQSESVWPLLHRDPKNPRPSSPGPGHRGGVHLNAPAQSPGPWIPGEKLIVLWGG
- the TCP11 gene encoding T-complex protein 11 homolog isoform X3 gives rise to the protein MEEKVSPPSSLEDKVKETMHNAFWNHLKEQLSATPPDFSCALELLKEIKEILLSLLLPRQSRLRSEIEEALDTELLNQKAEHGALNVPHLSKYILNMMTLLCAPVRDEAVQNLENITDPVRLLRGIFQVLGLMKMDMVNYTIQSLQPHLQEHSIQHERATFQELLNKQPSLLDHTTKWLTQAAADLTMPLPTCPDTLDSTSMASSSPNEAVSSPEPLSPTMVLSQGFLNLLLWDPENEEFPETLLMDRTRLQELESQLHQLTILASVLLVASSFSGSVLFGSPQFVDKLKHITKDLMEEFKSRPEEALQTVSEQVSQEIHQSLKNMGLAALSSDNTASLIGQLQNIAKKENCVRSVIDQRIHLFLKCCLVLGVQRSLLDLPGGLTVIEAELAELGQKFVSLTHHNQKVFGPYYTEILKTLVPPAQALDTEVESI
- the TCP11 gene encoding T-complex protein 11 homolog isoform X4 encodes the protein MMTLLCAPVRDEAVQNLENITDPVRLLRGIFQVLGLMKMDMVNYTIQSLQPHLQEHSIQHERATFQELLNKQPSLLDHTTKWLTQAAADLTMPLPTCPDTLDSTSMASSSPNEAVSSPEPLSPTMVLSQGFLNLLLWDPENEEFPETLLMDRTRLQELESQLHQLTILASVLLVASSFSGSVLFGSPQFVDKLKHITKDLMEEFKSRPEEALQTVSEQVSQEIHQSLKNMGLAALSSDNTASLIGQLQNIAKKENCVRSVIDQRIHLFLKCCLVLGVQRSLLDLPGGLTVIEAELAELGQKFVSLTHHNQKVFGPYYTEILKTLVPPAQALDTEVESI
- the TCP11 gene encoding T-complex protein 11 homolog isoform X1, which gives rise to MPDVEDRMPLTDPGDAECRSCRPETSAPTRDGASGVEDAPACLIDTVDDVSKLSNKVGKNRGLHMEEKVSPPSSLEDKVKETMHNAFWNHLKEQLSATPPDFSCALELLKEIKEILLSLLLPRQSRLRSEIEEALDTELLNQKAEHGALNVPHLSKYILNMMTLLCAPVRDEAVQNLENITDPVRLLRGIFQVLGLMKMDMVNYTIQSLQPHLQEHSIQHERATFQELLNKQPSLLDHTTKWLTQAAADLTMPLPTCPDTLDSTSMASSSPNEAVSSPEPLSPTMVLSQGFLNLLLWDPENEEFPETLLMDRTRLQELESQLHQLTILASVLLVASSFSGSVLFGSPQFVDKLKHITKDLMEEFKSRPEEALQTVSEQVSQEIHQSLKNMGLAALSSDNTASLIGQLQNIAKKENCVRSVIDQRIHLFLKCCLVLGVQRSLLDLPGGLTVIEAELAELGQKFVSLTHHNQKVFGPYYTEILKTLVPPAQALDTEVESI